The region CATCACGGCGCGCTCACCGCGCGGGCCCGGATGCGGCTCCTGCTGGATCCGGGCTCACTCGAACCGTTGCACTTCTCCATCGCACCGGCCGATCCGCCGGGCTTCACCGACGGCAGGCCCTATGCTCACCGGCTGGCCGAAGCCAGGGCGAAGACGGGCCTGCCCGAGGCCGTGCTGGGGGCCGCCGGTGAGATCGAGGGCAGTCCGGTGGTGATCGCATGCATGGACTTCCGTTTCCTTGGCGGCAGCCTCGGTTCGGTCGCCGGTGAGATCATCACCAGGATCGGGGAGGTCGCGCTGGCCCGCCGCGCGCCGCTGCTGCTGGTCACCGCGTCCGGAGGGGCCCGGATGCAGGAGGGCGCCCTGTCGCTGATGCAGATGGCCAAGACGAGCGCCATGCTCGCGAGGCTGGACGAGGCCGGGCTCATGACGATCTCCTTGGTCACCGATCCGACGTTCGGCGGGGTGGCCGCCTCGTTCGCCACCCTGTGCGATGTCACGATCGCCGAGCCGCGCGCCCGATTGGGGTTCGCCGGCAGGAGGGTCATCGAACAGACCATCAGGGAGACCCTGCCGCCGGACTTCCAGACGGCGGAGTTCCTGCTGGAGCGCGGGTTCGTCGATTTCATCGCCCCGCGCGGCCGGCACCGCGCCGAGTTGGGGAAGCTGTTGCGCTGCGCGCGTCCACGGCATCCGGGGCCGCCGCGGTCGCGCGTCACCGCCGGAGCCGGCGAGATCGTGGTGCGCGACCCGGCGCGGCTGCGCGACGACGACCCGCACGACGTGGTCCGGCGCGCCCGGCGGGTCGGCAGGCCCACCACGCTGGACTACGCCGCCCTCCTGCTGGAGGGGTTTCGTGAGCTGGCGGGGGACCGGGTGTCCGGGGACTGCCCGGCCATCGTCGGCGGCCTCGGACGTCTCCACGGCCGTCCTGTCATGCTGATCGGCCATCAGAAGGGGCACGAGCCTGCCGAACTGGCCCGCCGGAACTTCGGCATGCCGCTGCCGTCGGGATACCGGAAGGCCGCCCGTCTGATGAGACTGGCCGCCAAGCTGGGCATCCCGGTGGTCACGCTGGTCGACACCCCCGGGGCCTTTCCCGGCCGGCAGGCCGAGGAGCAGGGGCAGGCCATCGCGATCGCGGAGAATCTCAAGCTCATGGCCCGGCTGCCGGTGCCGGTGGTCTCCGTGGTCACCGGGGAGGG is a window of Microbispora sp. NBC_01189 DNA encoding:
- the accD gene encoding acetyl-CoA carboxylase, carboxyltransferase subunit beta, whose amino-acid sequence is MPTTSHETSTPPAALEQPPPEWVLCDGCRAMIYGKRWRRNLGCCPECGHHGALTARARMRLLLDPGSLEPLHFSIAPADPPGFTDGRPYAHRLAEARAKTGLPEAVLGAAGEIEGSPVVIACMDFRFLGGSLGSVAGEIITRIGEVALARRAPLLLVTASGGARMQEGALSLMQMAKTSAMLARLDEAGLMTISLVTDPTFGGVAASFATLCDVTIAEPRARLGFAGRRVIEQTIRETLPPDFQTAEFLLERGFVDFIAPRGRHRAELGKLLRCARPRHPGPPRSRVTAGAGEIVVRDPARLRDDDPHDVVRRARRVGRPTTLDYAALLLEGFRELAGDRVSGDCPAIVGGLGRLHGRPVMLIGHQKGHEPAELARRNFGMPLPSGYRKAARLMRLAAKLGIPVVTLVDTPGAFPGRQAEEQGQAIAIAENLKLMARLPVPVVSVVTGEGGSGGALALAVANHVLMWQDAFYSVISPEGCAAILWQDPAQAGRAASALKLRSRDLLELGVVDGVLLEPPGGVDAAPAEAARRLGLAISSSLDDLEGLCGDRLCTDRQARFARYGSEFVTTGGDFASEREAS